A genomic segment from Idiomarina piscisalsi encodes:
- the ftsL gene encoding cell division protein FtsL has protein sequence MTKQRYPSLTKMVLQDLVQHKWVVLLGAVVVMNALSIVYVAHLNRQLTAERDDLLSYRDTLDREWRHLVIEQNALTEHSRVERIAQEQLGMRDVTSDTEVMVSW, from the coding sequence ATGACTAAACAACGTTATCCAAGCTTAACCAAAATGGTGTTGCAAGATTTAGTGCAGCACAAGTGGGTTGTTTTATTAGGCGCTGTGGTCGTTATGAATGCGCTTAGCATTGTCTATGTTGCTCACTTAAATCGCCAGTTGACGGCAGAGCGTGACGATCTGCTGTCATACCGTGACACGCTGGATCGTGAGTGGCGACACCTGGTCATCGAGCAAAACGCTTTGACGGAACACAGCCGTGTGGAGCGCATAGCACAAGAACAACTCGGTATGCGCGACGTCACATCTGACACGGAGGTTATGGTCTCATGGTAA
- a CDS encoding YraN family protein, with amino-acid sequence MQEKVAGNKAEALAKTFLSQHDIDTIQENYRIDGGEVDLIARDKNYWVFVEVKYRTNEKFASILEQITPQQCRRIRYTARHYLMTHNIDEHTSAIRFDVIGISGSSTEIEWIKDAF; translated from the coding sequence GTGCAGGAAAAAGTCGCAGGCAATAAAGCCGAAGCGTTGGCGAAAACGTTTCTGTCTCAACATGACATCGATACCATACAGGAAAATTATCGAATTGACGGCGGTGAGGTTGACCTCATCGCGAGAGACAAAAACTACTGGGTATTTGTTGAAGTGAAGTATCGGACGAATGAAAAGTTTGCGTCAATTCTGGAACAAATCACTCCCCAACAATGTCGTAGAATTCGCTATACTGCGCGCCATTATTTAATGACTCATAATATCGATGAACACACCTCTGCCATTCGGTTTGATGTGATTGGTATTAGCGGAAGCTCTACTGAAATAGAATGGATTAAGGACGCATTTTAA
- the murE gene encoding UDP-N-acetylmuramoyl-L-alanyl-D-glutamate--2,6-diaminopimelate ligase, giving the protein MKALSELLTMLPASLNIPEVTVSGVKLDSRQIANGDLFIAVPGYETDGRAYIDAAIDQGAVAVVAESPGLAVEQRRGAVVVGFSGVREHLSEIAGNFFDHPSKEMTVVGVTGTNGKTSVTHIIAQLAQRIGKESAVIGTTGSGLIGRLLPERHTTPDAVTIQQRLATLKAEGAELVAMEVSSHALVQRRVDALKFAAAAITNISRDHLDYHGTMDNYIAAKQRLFTDFGVQHRIVNADDAVLTRWHKDNGAELWVTLNPSSLAPSLTASGLQFHEQGSTFDISWQGLSYAVETPLLGRFNVYNVLTAVATLLSLGYELSELAGACKQLMPVPGRMEAFHNQHSPLVVVDYAHTPDALDQVLKALRLHCKGQLWCVFGCGGDRDRGKRPQMGKVAADSADVVVVTDDNPRTEPSEQIIDDILAGIAEKDKVKVWPGRREAVLKAMHEAKPDDVVLLAGKGHEDYQVIGTQRIDYNERAVVSEWLQGDCA; this is encoded by the coding sequence ATGAAAGCATTGTCTGAACTTCTAACCATGTTGCCGGCCTCGCTGAACATTCCGGAGGTCACTGTTTCGGGTGTTAAACTGGATAGCCGTCAAATCGCCAATGGCGACTTGTTTATTGCTGTTCCTGGTTATGAAACTGACGGACGCGCCTATATTGATGCAGCAATTGACCAAGGTGCAGTTGCCGTTGTTGCTGAATCTCCGGGGTTGGCCGTAGAGCAGCGGCGAGGTGCCGTTGTTGTCGGCTTTAGTGGGGTTCGTGAGCACTTATCTGAAATTGCCGGCAACTTTTTTGATCACCCTTCAAAAGAGATGACCGTTGTTGGCGTTACCGGTACTAACGGTAAAACCTCTGTGACTCATATTATTGCGCAGCTGGCTCAGCGAATTGGAAAAGAATCTGCCGTTATCGGAACAACCGGCAGTGGCTTAATTGGTCGACTGCTGCCGGAACGGCACACGACGCCTGACGCCGTTACCATTCAACAGCGATTAGCCACGTTAAAAGCAGAAGGCGCAGAGTTAGTGGCCATGGAGGTGTCTTCGCATGCGTTAGTGCAGCGTCGGGTCGACGCTCTGAAATTTGCCGCTGCGGCCATCACAAATATCAGTCGTGACCATTTGGATTATCACGGCACTATGGACAATTATATTGCCGCGAAGCAGCGTTTATTTACCGATTTTGGTGTTCAGCACCGAATTGTCAATGCCGATGACGCTGTGCTGACCCGTTGGCACAAAGACAACGGTGCAGAGCTTTGGGTGACATTAAACCCGTCATCGTTAGCGCCATCGCTAACAGCATCTGGGCTGCAATTCCATGAACAAGGTTCGACGTTTGATATCAGTTGGCAAGGCCTGTCGTATGCCGTTGAGACACCGCTATTAGGTCGTTTCAATGTCTATAACGTGTTAACGGCTGTGGCAACGTTGCTTTCGCTTGGGTATGAGCTGAGCGAATTAGCTGGTGCCTGCAAACAGTTAATGCCGGTGCCGGGACGGATGGAAGCTTTCCATAATCAGCATTCGCCACTTGTCGTTGTGGATTACGCGCATACACCGGATGCGCTCGATCAAGTGCTAAAAGCGCTGCGCTTGCATTGTAAAGGGCAGCTTTGGTGTGTGTTTGGTTGTGGTGGTGACAGAGACCGAGGCAAACGACCTCAGATGGGGAAAGTGGCTGCTGACTCGGCCGATGTTGTTGTTGTCACGGATGATAATCCACGCACAGAGCCCAGCGAACAAATTATTGATGACATCCTTGCCGGTATTGCTGAAAAAGACAAAGTTAAGGTATGGCCTGGCCGTCGTGAAGCGGTGCTTAAAGCCATGCATGAGGCGAAGCCGGATGATGTTGTCCTCCTGGCCGGAAAAGGGCATGAAGATTATCAAGTCATTGGTACACAACGTATTGATTACAACGAACGAGCGGTTGTCAGCGAGTGGCTGCAAGGAGACTGCGCATGA
- the mraZ gene encoding division/cell wall cluster transcriptional repressor MraZ, with amino-acid sequence MFRGATTLSLDSKGRLAIPAKYRQSLSLDCEGKMVCTIDIKQPCLLLYPLPEWQIIEQKLTRLSSMNPAERRLQRLLLGHADDCEMDKNGRLLISAPLRQHAGLEKKLMLVGQLNKFELWDEGAWHDQVAQDMDVEREGDFTLNERLEDFSL; translated from the coding sequence ATGTTCCGAGGAGCAACAACACTCAGTCTTGACAGTAAGGGGCGCTTAGCAATCCCAGCTAAGTATCGCCAGTCCTTGTCTTTAGACTGTGAAGGGAAAATGGTATGCACGATTGATATTAAACAACCGTGCCTGTTGTTGTACCCGCTTCCCGAGTGGCAAATCATTGAGCAGAAACTCACCCGTTTATCGAGTATGAACCCCGCAGAACGCCGCTTACAGCGGTTGTTACTCGGTCATGCAGACGACTGTGAAATGGATAAAAACGGCCGTTTACTGATATCAGCACCGTTAAGACAACATGCAGGGCTCGAGAAGAAGCTCATGTTGGTTGGTCAGCTGAACAAATTTGAATTGTGGGATGAAGGCGCCTGGCATGACCAAGTGGCTCAGGATATGGACGTTGAGCGCGAGGGCGACTTCACCCTGAATGAAAGACTGGAAGACTTCTCTTTATAA
- the rsmH gene encoding 16S rRNA (cytosine(1402)-N(4))-methyltransferase RsmH — MITTSPQHVSVLLQESINALVTDTAGTYIDATFGRGGHTRALLEKLGSDAKVIALDQDPQAIEAAKPLQSDPRFDIVHTPFSNLQQVLEQRRLTGKVTGILFDLGVSSPQLDDAERGFSFMRDGPLDMRMDTTRGETAAEWLNRAEKDEISWVLKEYGEERFARKIASAIVMDREKEPFVRTKQLADMIARVSPVKEKHKHPATRTFQAIRIHVNKELEQIEQALEASLSALKQDGRLVVISFHSLEDRLVKRFIRKHSEGKQVPAGLPVTDAELNKDKSLEKVGKAIKPGKEEVSANPRARSSVLRIARRVYHD, encoded by the coding sequence ATGATAACAACGTCACCGCAACACGTTTCGGTGCTACTGCAAGAGTCCATCAACGCTTTAGTGACTGATACAGCAGGCACCTATATTGACGCCACATTTGGACGTGGTGGTCACACGCGTGCGTTGTTAGAAAAGCTAGGCAGTGACGCTAAAGTTATTGCCTTAGACCAAGATCCGCAAGCCATTGAAGCCGCTAAACCACTGCAAAGCGACCCACGTTTTGATATTGTTCACACCCCTTTCTCAAACCTGCAACAGGTACTGGAACAGCGGCGACTAACCGGAAAAGTCACCGGTATTTTATTTGACCTTGGCGTGTCGTCCCCACAACTTGATGACGCCGAACGAGGTTTTAGCTTCATGCGCGACGGACCGCTCGACATGAGAATGGATACCACGCGCGGTGAAACCGCTGCCGAATGGCTTAACCGAGCCGAAAAAGATGAAATAAGCTGGGTTCTTAAAGAATACGGGGAAGAGCGCTTTGCCCGTAAAATTGCCAGCGCTATTGTGATGGATCGTGAAAAAGAGCCGTTTGTGCGCACTAAGCAGCTAGCGGACATGATCGCTCGTGTTAGCCCTGTCAAAGAGAAACATAAGCACCCGGCAACGCGGACATTTCAGGCCATTCGCATTCATGTGAATAAAGAGCTGGAACAAATAGAGCAAGCTTTAGAAGCTTCTCTGTCAGCTTTGAAGCAAGACGGACGCTTAGTTGTCATTAGTTTCCATAGCCTGGAAGATCGCTTGGTGAAACGCTTTATTCGCAAACACAGTGAAGGCAAGCAAGTGCCGGCGGGCTTACCGGTCACAGACGCAGAACTGAATAAAGACAAATCCTTAGAAAAAGTCGGTAAGGCAATTAAACCCGGTAAAGAGGAAGTGTCGGCTAACCCTCGCGCACGCAGCTCGGTGCTGCGCATAGCACGGAGGGTTTATCATGACTAA
- the rsmI gene encoding 16S rRNA (cytidine(1402)-2'-O)-methyltransferase has product MSDTGTLYIVPTPIGNLSDITERALSVFREVDAIAAEDTRHTRKLLEHYGIQVPVFAFHDHNEKAKAEQLIERVKGGDSIALVSDAGTPLISDPGYALVNLCRQQNVKVTSLPGACALTVALSGAGLPTDSFQFEGFLPSKPTQRRATLESLATVVRTLVFYESPHRILHTLEDMREIFQEDRKVVLARELTKQFETYLTGSASELVKRLTDDPNQQRGEMVLLVEPFEAPKETSGPGEDAKRTLQILLEELPLKKAAALCAKLHGERKNELYQWALSQKNND; this is encoded by the coding sequence ATGTCGGATACGGGCACACTCTATATTGTACCCACACCAATTGGAAACCTCTCTGATATTACTGAACGGGCACTATCGGTGTTCAGGGAAGTTGATGCAATTGCCGCGGAAGACACACGTCATACCCGTAAATTACTTGAGCACTATGGAATACAAGTTCCCGTATTTGCATTTCACGATCATAATGAAAAAGCAAAAGCTGAACAGCTTATTGAACGTGTGAAAGGAGGCGATTCTATCGCGTTGGTGTCTGATGCGGGTACGCCGTTGATCAGTGATCCGGGCTATGCGCTGGTGAACTTGTGTCGACAGCAGAATGTAAAAGTCACGTCTTTACCGGGTGCGTGTGCACTGACGGTTGCATTGTCTGGTGCCGGCCTTCCAACGGATAGCTTTCAGTTCGAAGGTTTTTTACCATCGAAGCCAACGCAGCGTCGTGCGACACTGGAAAGTTTAGCGACTGTGGTGAGGACATTGGTGTTTTATGAAAGTCCGCACCGTATTCTCCATACCCTTGAGGATATGCGAGAAATTTTTCAGGAAGACCGGAAAGTGGTGTTAGCGCGAGAGCTAACCAAACAGTTTGAAACGTATTTAACGGGCTCGGCGAGTGAGCTCGTCAAGCGCCTAACTGACGACCCAAATCAACAGCGTGGTGAAATGGTCCTGTTAGTGGAACCTTTTGAAGCGCCAAAGGAAACCTCTGGTCCTGGAGAGGATGCGAAACGAACGTTGCAAATATTGCTTGAAGAGCTGCCGTTGAAAAAAGCCGCTGCATTATGTGCGAAGCTCCACGGTGAGCGTAAAAACGAGTTGTATCAGTGGGCACTCAGCCAGAAAAACAACGATTGA
- a CDS encoding peptidoglycan D,D-transpeptidase FtsI family protein, protein MVMAKRKKRTEPAGTRWRFYTAVIVLFGVFTVLVARAAYIQVISPDRFSLQGDMRSLRSDSLPVQRGSIVDRHGRELAVSVPVETVWADPKRIDEHNALADSRRWQALAETFRMNREALVEKVDDPSKRFVYLQRKVTPSEADYVKQLNIPGVYLKTESRRYYPTGEIAAHVVGLTNIDGEGQEGLELLYDEHLTGQPGKRVYRKDAQGRVVEEISQTEAQQPKQLTLSIDQRIQATAYTELKKAVRYNQATSGSAIVLDVDTGEILAMVNSPSFNPNNRADLQSYKMRNRAITDSYEPGSTVKPLVVLSALENGRHKAGDVIDTSPGWLRLGGRRVSDPRNRGELTLTEVLKHSSNVGVTKMALDLGVDPLLQTYADAGFGSDTGVALLGEGMGLLSDRRRWSEFELATLSYGYGLSVTTLQLAKAYSIIASGGIKRPLTIFRQESPLPGEQVFNPDNTRAVLHMMEEVVSDGTAKQAQVPGYRIAGKTGTTRKTKATGGYGDEYVALFAGIAPVSNPEVVVVVTINEPGTDDYYGGTAAAPVFSSIVAQTMRLLNVPPDNPNDTEIRAAGFGGQQ, encoded by the coding sequence ATGGTAATGGCGAAGCGTAAAAAGCGGACAGAGCCAGCTGGCACTCGCTGGCGCTTTTACACTGCCGTTATCGTATTATTTGGGGTGTTTACCGTTCTGGTCGCACGCGCCGCCTACATTCAAGTTATCAGCCCTGATAGGTTTTCATTGCAAGGCGATATGCGTAGCTTGCGTTCTGATAGCTTGCCGGTTCAGCGCGGCAGCATTGTTGATCGTCACGGCCGCGAACTTGCGGTCAGTGTTCCTGTTGAAACGGTCTGGGCCGATCCGAAACGAATTGATGAACACAATGCACTGGCAGATAGCCGCCGCTGGCAGGCGTTAGCTGAAACGTTCCGTATGAACCGTGAAGCGTTGGTTGAAAAAGTGGATGATCCCAGTAAGCGTTTTGTGTACTTACAGCGAAAAGTGACGCCGTCGGAAGCTGACTACGTCAAGCAACTGAACATTCCCGGGGTTTATTTAAAAACAGAGTCTCGCCGTTACTATCCAACCGGCGAAATTGCGGCGCACGTAGTGGGTTTGACTAACATTGATGGTGAGGGCCAGGAAGGGCTTGAATTACTGTATGACGAACATTTAACCGGGCAACCGGGTAAACGAGTTTATCGCAAGGACGCGCAAGGACGGGTTGTTGAGGAAATTAGCCAGACAGAGGCACAACAACCAAAACAATTGACCTTGAGTATTGATCAGCGGATCCAGGCGACTGCCTATACAGAGCTAAAAAAAGCCGTGCGCTACAATCAGGCAACGTCTGGCTCTGCTATTGTACTCGATGTTGATACTGGCGAAATCCTGGCAATGGTCAACAGCCCGTCCTTTAATCCTAACAATCGCGCCGATTTACAGTCTTATAAAATGAGGAATCGGGCGATTACTGACAGCTATGAACCAGGCTCTACAGTCAAACCCTTAGTGGTACTGAGTGCGCTGGAAAATGGTCGTCACAAAGCGGGTGACGTTATCGACACCAGCCCCGGGTGGCTGCGCCTGGGCGGCCGTCGAGTCAGTGACCCGCGTAACCGCGGAGAACTGACTCTGACAGAAGTGCTTAAGCATTCATCGAACGTTGGGGTGACAAAAATGGCGCTCGATTTAGGCGTTGACCCACTACTACAAACCTATGCTGACGCTGGCTTCGGCAGCGACACAGGAGTGGCTTTATTGGGTGAAGGTATGGGGCTTTTGAGCGATCGTCGCCGTTGGTCCGAGTTTGAACTGGCCACACTTTCTTATGGTTATGGTTTGTCCGTTACAACCTTACAGCTGGCTAAAGCGTACAGTATTATCGCTTCAGGCGGTATCAAACGACCACTGACCATATTCCGACAGGAGTCGCCCCTCCCGGGTGAACAAGTCTTTAATCCGGATAACACGCGTGCGGTCTTGCATATGATGGAAGAAGTGGTGAGTGACGGTACGGCAAAACAAGCCCAAGTTCCAGGCTATCGTATTGCCGGAAAAACGGGAACCACCCGCAAAACCAAAGCAACCGGTGGTTATGGTGACGAATATGTAGCGTTATTTGCCGGCATTGCGCCGGTGAGTAACCCTGAAGTGGTGGTTGTGGTAACAATTAACGAGCCCGGAACGGATGACTATTACGGTGGTACAGCAGCGGCACCCGTATTTTCTAGTATCGTGGCGCAAACGATGCGTTTGCTCAATGTCCCGCCTGATAACCCGAATGATACTGAAATTAGAGCCGCAGGCTTTGGAGGTCAGCAATGA
- a CDS encoding putative bifunctional diguanylate cyclase/phosphodiesterase, producing the protein MKRFWLFIILSFALSSAGVIWFAENQHAQTVEARKRTATERLGKLRAALEGQVNSSLVTVRALRAEIKLSPNISSDRFVALMQELMTTDLPIRHVALAPNLIIQYVHPLKGNKDALGFNYRDSEAQFAGVQKAIENGDVVIDGPVQLVQGGLALIARAPVVIDNNLWGVIAVVIQIDELMENSGVNASNGIYTSALAKVSESGKRDFEFGDPSVWNKNHVTSNVVLTSGRWLLATAPISGGWVSRGPLYWSIVSIGLLLALIMNAFMYYLLHTQVRLRAALKTIDEQANFDSLTQLHNRRSFIKQLNRLTSKDSKYNSFAVLFIDLDHFKEVNDSLGHDFGDELLKVAGSRLKQQLRTEDFIARLGGDEFVVVINRLKSKEVINQLALKLNSALTKPFLLKHSQTQTSCSIGIALYPDDGLNTEQLLKNADLAMYAAKAAGRRTHYFFNDELRQRTEHQNSIHNRMRLGLKNNEFRLVYQPIVNLTNGKIEKCEALLRWTDDNGDTVSPAEFIPVAESTGLIHELGQFVLEQACADWSLLHKGNMRIGLSINRSERELNDLNAAKQWLECISQHQLPTEKVTFEITESLLMSNKQRQIQILHYLRSHGVKIAIDDFGTGYSSINYLQRYPVDYLKIDRSFLNNAPENRIQVALTEALLRVARALDIDVIAEGVENKAQWEFLQRQQCDFAQGFYISHGLSLDELITFLKKWQF; encoded by the coding sequence ATGAAGCGGTTTTGGCTTTTTATAATTTTGAGCTTTGCGTTATCTAGTGCCGGAGTCATTTGGTTTGCAGAAAACCAACATGCCCAGACGGTTGAAGCTCGTAAGCGCACGGCAACAGAGCGATTGGGTAAGTTGCGAGCCGCACTAGAAGGGCAAGTCAATTCCTCTTTGGTGACTGTGCGCGCCTTACGCGCCGAAATTAAACTTTCCCCGAATATTTCCAGCGATCGCTTTGTCGCATTAATGCAGGAGCTCATGACAACGGACCTACCAATCCGCCACGTCGCTCTTGCCCCAAACCTCATCATTCAATATGTGCACCCCCTTAAAGGCAACAAAGATGCACTGGGGTTTAATTACCGGGATTCAGAGGCTCAGTTTGCCGGAGTGCAAAAAGCCATTGAAAATGGTGACGTGGTCATTGATGGGCCGGTTCAGTTGGTCCAGGGGGGATTAGCGCTCATAGCACGTGCTCCGGTGGTTATTGATAACAACTTATGGGGAGTTATCGCTGTTGTCATTCAAATTGACGAATTGATGGAAAACAGCGGCGTTAACGCCAGTAATGGTATTTATACAAGCGCTTTAGCTAAGGTATCAGAGTCCGGCAAACGGGATTTTGAATTTGGTGATCCATCGGTCTGGAATAAAAATCATGTGACCAGTAATGTCGTTCTGACCTCCGGTCGCTGGTTACTCGCAACAGCCCCGATAAGCGGAGGCTGGGTCTCCCGGGGGCCGCTTTACTGGAGTATTGTTAGCATAGGACTGCTATTAGCGTTAATCATGAACGCTTTTATGTACTACTTGCTTCATACACAGGTGAGGCTCCGCGCCGCTCTCAAAACGATAGATGAGCAAGCCAACTTTGATTCGCTAACTCAATTACACAACCGCCGCTCTTTCATTAAACAATTAAACCGTTTAACGAGTAAAGACTCAAAATACAACAGCTTTGCCGTACTATTTATCGACCTCGATCATTTTAAAGAAGTGAATGACAGCTTAGGCCATGACTTTGGAGACGAGTTACTAAAAGTTGCTGGTTCGCGTTTAAAGCAGCAACTTAGGACGGAAGACTTTATCGCTCGGTTGGGTGGTGATGAGTTCGTCGTGGTGATTAATCGCCTTAAATCAAAAGAGGTCATTAACCAATTAGCCCTCAAACTTAATAGTGCGTTAACCAAACCGTTCCTGTTAAAACACAGCCAAACACAAACGTCTTGTAGCATTGGCATTGCCTTGTATCCCGATGATGGCCTTAATACAGAGCAATTACTTAAGAACGCTGACCTGGCAATGTACGCAGCAAAAGCCGCCGGTCGCCGTACCCATTACTTCTTTAATGACGAATTACGCCAACGCACCGAGCATCAAAACTCCATACATAACCGCATGCGTCTTGGGTTAAAAAATAACGAGTTCCGTTTGGTGTACCAACCTATTGTTAATTTGACCAACGGAAAAATAGAAAAATGCGAAGCGCTCTTACGCTGGACAGATGATAACGGCGATACGGTATCTCCTGCTGAATTCATTCCCGTCGCTGAGAGTACGGGGTTAATACACGAGCTTGGTCAATTTGTTCTGGAGCAGGCATGTGCCGATTGGAGTTTATTGCATAAGGGCAACATGCGTATCGGCTTATCTATTAACCGATCCGAACGCGAACTAAACGACCTAAACGCAGCAAAACAATGGCTTGAATGTATTAGCCAGCACCAATTACCAACGGAAAAAGTAACGTTTGAAATTACTGAGTCACTGCTTATGAGCAACAAGCAGCGGCAAATCCAAATTCTTCACTACTTACGCTCCCACGGCGTGAAAATAGCCATCGACGACTTCGGTACAGGTTATTCAAGCATTAATTACTTACAACGTTATCCGGTTGACTATCTTAAAATTGACCGCAGTTTTTTGAATAACGCACCAGAGAATCGGATTCAAGTGGCGTTAACTGAAGCGCTATTGCGTGTCGCCCGAGCTCTGGATATTGATGTCATTGCGGAGGGGGTGGAAAACAAAGCGCAGTGGGAGTTCTTGCAACGCCAGCAATGCGATTTTGCACAAGGCTTTTACATCAGCCATGGCTTGAGCCTCGACGAACTTATTACTTTCCTGAAAAAGTGGCAGTTCTAG
- a CDS encoding penicillin-binding protein activator: protein MFKAYRFVYIAIIACFALTQCTSAPKRTQAPQERPDVQQQTLDLEDAKRSADWLDDAWQASNDIAKNSALVQAALTLQDEKQWQKSAAILSRLDKSQLTNDANRYYRLAKGRWYAHNEQWSLVYDVLNGLPERFTQKEYKRLTLELLAFAASERKQYWQALIWQVEAQRYSDDPSPQLLWQTARWVTQSQLPEARPRDLILAGWWRLIDNHHQAMTSPESFARLLDNWQNSFPNHPAQELVRSWKQANSEQAEPEMNTAKTIAVLLPLSGQYEAQGLAVRDGIIAKVSESTSSELVFIDTNALSFEQQQSKVQELKPAGIIGPLLKESVTHWVNQTNSAIPQVFLNQLDNNTPQSAEGDTALFFALNPETEAEQASEFMSSASSQTKRPLVLAADTPSSKRMVERYKASWSGINEPSVSLFSQRDDMKSAVETSLGLIGSKERIRAVKIAAGKIIVDEQERSRRDISGIYLPGNLQQVRLLKPFIDVSISPFAQRILVYGTSSAHELSNQLGDNDLNGLIFSETPWLVQNNGKNVLLNQWLEARPGWGLSQARLAAMGYDSVDLVQRLTIMQRMPGTQLNGLSGTLNVEQQIVQRQLQWAAFRNGRLTVLEEQPSAGKSRRQ from the coding sequence GTGTTTAAAGCGTATCGTTTTGTTTATATCGCCATTATTGCCTGCTTTGCTCTGACACAATGCACGTCAGCGCCTAAACGCACCCAGGCGCCGCAAGAGCGTCCGGACGTTCAACAGCAAACTCTTGATTTAGAAGACGCTAAACGTTCCGCCGATTGGCTCGATGACGCTTGGCAGGCTTCCAATGACATCGCTAAAAACTCGGCTCTTGTGCAGGCAGCATTAACCCTACAAGATGAAAAGCAATGGCAAAAGTCAGCAGCAATACTGTCCCGCTTAGATAAAAGCCAACTCACTAACGATGCAAACCGCTATTATCGTTTGGCTAAGGGTCGTTGGTACGCGCACAATGAGCAATGGTCTTTGGTTTACGACGTTCTGAACGGGCTTCCCGAACGTTTCACTCAAAAAGAATACAAACGTTTAACCCTTGAATTGCTTGCGTTTGCCGCCAGCGAGAGGAAGCAGTACTGGCAAGCGCTGATATGGCAAGTGGAAGCCCAACGCTATTCCGACGACCCCTCACCGCAATTGTTATGGCAGACAGCTCGCTGGGTTACCCAATCGCAACTGCCGGAAGCGCGCCCCAGAGACCTGATTTTAGCGGGTTGGTGGCGGCTCATTGATAATCACCACCAGGCAATGACATCGCCGGAGTCTTTCGCAAGGTTACTGGATAACTGGCAAAACAGTTTTCCGAATCATCCTGCACAAGAACTGGTTCGCTCATGGAAACAGGCGAATAGTGAACAGGCTGAACCGGAAATGAACACAGCTAAAACCATTGCGGTATTGCTGCCACTGTCCGGTCAATATGAAGCTCAAGGTTTGGCCGTGCGCGACGGTATCATTGCAAAGGTCAGTGAAAGCACCTCGTCTGAACTGGTCTTTATTGATACAAATGCATTAAGCTTCGAACAACAGCAGTCAAAAGTACAAGAGCTAAAGCCGGCCGGCATTATTGGGCCCCTTTTAAAAGAGTCTGTTACTCATTGGGTCAACCAGACAAATTCAGCGATTCCTCAAGTATTCCTTAATCAACTTGACAACAATACACCTCAATCGGCTGAAGGCGACACAGCCCTTTTCTTTGCACTAAACCCTGAAACAGAAGCAGAGCAAGCGTCGGAATTTATGAGTTCGGCATCGAGCCAAACTAAGCGTCCGCTGGTCCTGGCCGCAGACACGCCAAGTTCAAAGCGAATGGTTGAACGATACAAGGCAAGCTGGTCAGGTATTAATGAGCCTTCAGTCAGCTTATTTAGTCAGCGCGATGACATGAAGTCGGCGGTTGAAACGTCGCTGGGGCTTATTGGCAGTAAAGAACGTATTCGCGCAGTAAAAATTGCGGCAGGTAAAATCATCGTTGACGAGCAAGAGCGGAGTCGCCGTGATATAAGTGGTATTTACTTGCCGGGTAATCTCCAACAAGTTCGTCTGTTAAAACCCTTTATTGATGTAAGTATATCACCGTTTGCTCAGCGTATTCTGGTTTACGGAACCTCATCTGCGCATGAGCTCAGCAATCAACTGGGCGACAACGATTTGAACGGTCTCATATTTTCCGAGACTCCTTGGCTAGTTCAAAATAATGGGAAAAATGTGCTACTTAATCAATGGCTTGAGGCTCGCCCTGGGTGGGGTCTGTCGCAAGCCAGATTAGCGGCTATGGGCTACGACAGTGTCGACTTAGTACAGCGTCTGACTATCATGCAACGCATGCCGGGGACGCAATTGAACGGTCTAAGCGGTACCCTGAATGTGGAGCAACAAATTGTGCAGAGGCAGTTACAATGGGCTGCATTTAGAAATGGACGTCTGACCGTATTAGAGGAACAGCCCAGTGCAGGAAAAAGTCGCAGGCAATAA